Proteins encoded in a region of the Vibrio ponticus genome:
- the bamC gene encoding outer membrane protein assembly factor BamC: protein MKLSSQLVVSSLAVFVLSACSGGAEQRRQADNDFDYLNTPSLENWTPLVGSETRFYTNYQIPQGDFSGGIGNQVDIRPPQQVLELIPGARIERDKGDVMIWLLRQDEADRVWQTAQTMIKERDVKVRESNESRIETEWVTWVSEDEAAPLSARYELTRGASNGRQFVRLALIDWRQGDDQQSPTYTNKERYSALMANLLTARYDLDIRQEAERKASELVKQIPISMGTDRSGLPVIIARSPYDVLWARMPKILPEMGFKIEERNQSQGTIKAKYSEPNDEFWQEVGVKPIELRSIVYTFQLGDLGNRTSVNVTDKDGKPVEEELLKDMVPVLAAMAKKHQ, encoded by the coding sequence ATGAAGTTGTCATCCCAGCTAGTCGTTAGTTCACTAGCTGTTTTTGTATTGAGTGCATGTAGTGGTGGGGCTGAACAGCGCCGTCAAGCTGACAATGATTTCGATTATCTAAATACACCATCACTTGAGAACTGGACGCCACTTGTTGGTTCAGAAACTCGTTTTTATACTAACTACCAAATCCCACAAGGTGACTTTAGTGGTGGTATCGGTAATCAAGTGGACATTCGACCACCTCAGCAAGTGCTTGAGTTAATCCCTGGTGCACGAATCGAACGTGACAAAGGCGATGTGATGATCTGGTTACTAAGACAAGACGAGGCGGATCGTGTTTGGCAAACAGCCCAAACCATGATTAAAGAGCGTGATGTTAAAGTACGTGAATCGAATGAGTCACGCATTGAAACTGAGTGGGTTACTTGGGTTTCTGAAGATGAAGCAGCGCCGCTAAGTGCGCGTTATGAATTGACTCGCGGTGCTAGCAATGGTCGCCAATTTGTTCGTTTAGCTCTGATTGATTGGCGCCAAGGTGATGATCAACAGTCACCGACTTATACCAACAAAGAGCGTTACAGTGCTTTAATGGCAAACTTGCTCACTGCTCGTTATGACTTAGATATTCGTCAAGAAGCGGAACGTAAGGCAAGTGAATTGGTTAAACAGATCCCAATCTCAATGGGAACTGACCGCTCTGGCCTACCGGTGATCATTGCGCGTTCTCCGTATGACGTATTGTGGGCTCGCATGCCTAAGATCTTGCCAGAAATGGGCTTCAAGATTGAGGAGCGTAACCAGTCTCAAGGTACGATCAAAGCGAAATACTCAGAACCAAACGATGAGTTTTGGCAAGAAGTGGGTGTGAAGCCGATTGAGCTTAGATCAATTGTCTACACTTTCCAATTAGGTGACTTAGGCAACCGTACGTCAGTGAACGTAACCGATAAAGACGGTAAACCAGTGGAAGAAGAGTTACTGAAAGATATGGTACCAGTGCTTGCTGCGATGGCAAAAAAACACCAGTAA